The genomic region TGATCATTATGGCGAAGTGCCTAGCAATATCGCTAAGGAAATTGTAGAAAAGCGTAAGGGCTGATTTAATTATAACGCTCTCTTATTTTTAGGGGGTGTTATAGGTGCTGTTTAAATTTTTTCTCTTTTGGATTTAAAAAGGCTTTTTGAGTGTTTTTATCCCTTTTTATCTCTCTCTAATTACCTTTTTTGCTATAAGATTGATTTTTGGCTCTATGTCTTGTCAAATAGGGGTAACTAAAACTTTTTGATTTTTAAAAATGGGGTTTTGGTTGCTTTGTTTTATAGTAAAATTTATTTTCTTAAGTTTATTTAAGACTTATTTTTTAGGGGATAGGGGGTGTTTTGAAATAACTTTTCCCCTTAACACCCACAAGATCGCATTACAAGAAATTCCGCTTGACTCATAACAAGCTCTTTTGTATTCAATCTTAAAAAACGCTTTTTGGTATTTTTCAAATTTTTATAATCAATTTTTTATTAAAACAAAGCCTTGTTAAAATGCCTTAAAAAGTTTGTTAGGGGGATAAAAACACACTGACAAACAGAAAATAACGCTCAATCTCTTTTAAAAGAGCCAATGCATCTCTTTTAAAAGAGCCAATGCAATTATAAATACCCAATACTTTTATTGATTCACCATTTCATTGATTCTTTCAGGGTAGCGGGCCCCTTCTATTTTGATTGCAGTCAATTCTTTTTGGAAAATCTCCAATTCTTTTTGACTCCAAGAAACCTGCAAAGCCCCTATATTTTCTATGAGCCTGGATTCTTTGGTGGTGCCAAAGAGAGGGACAATGATTTTTTGCGTGTGCAAAATCCATGAGAGAGCCAGTTGGGCTGGTGTAACGCCTTTAGCGTGTGCATGATCTTGGATTAATTCCACCAAGGCGTAATTTTTGGCTAGATTTTCTTGATTAAACCTAGGACAAACGCTTCTAAAATCCTCACTAGCGAAGGTGGCATTTTTTTCAAATTTCGCACCTAAAAACCCCTTACCCAAAGGCGAAAAAGCGACAAAGCCAATTTTTTCTTTTTCTAAAAAACCTAAAATCTCTTTTTCAGGTTCGCGCCACCACAAGGAATATTCGCTCTGCAACGCGCTTAAAGGGCAAATTTGATGGGCTTTTTGGATGCTAGATAACCCTGCCTCACTCATCCCCCAAGCTTTAATTTTTCCTTCTTTAATAAGAGCTTGCATAACTTCTGCCACTTCTTCTATGGGCGTGTTAGTATCCATGCGGTGTTGGTAGTATAAATCAATGCATTCTACTTTTAAGCGTTTCAAACTCCCTTCAATGGCGCTCTTAATGCGGTTAGGACTGGAGTCTAAAAACATGGTTGCGTATTTGTCATTAGGATCTGCGTAGTAAATCCCAAACTTGCTCGCTACCACAACCTTGTCTTTAAAAGGCTTGATCGCTTCGCCTAAAAGCTTTTCATTATCTTCCCCATAAGCCTCTGCAGTGTCAAAAAAGTTAATACCCAATTCCAAAGCCTTATGGATAAGTTTAACCATCTGCTTTTTATCATGGACTTCCCCATACCCATAAGTCATGCCCATGCACCCTAGAGCTAATGCGCTCACTTTTAAAGGGCCTAAATGACGCTGTTGCATACAAACTCCTTGATTTCATATTGTTTTTTGTTTTTTTAGTATGACCGCAATCTTAATTTTTGTCAAACTTTCTAAAACCAAAGATAATTTATCAAGTTTTTTGTATTGTAGTTTTTTTAAGGCAGCAAAACCACCAAACCAATCAAAAATTTGATTGGTTTCTATTCGTTTACTTTTGAGAAATATAATTCTCTCGCTTTTAAGATCATCACAAGGAGTTTTCGTATGAAAAAGCAAATCTTGACAGGTGTTTTATTATCAGTTTTGGCAGTGAGTTCTGCATACGCTCACAAAGATAAAAAAGACGCCAAAAAACCTGAGTTAAGCTCTCAATTAGTGGCTCACAAAGATAAAAAAGACGCCAAAAAACCTGAGTTAAGCTCTCAATTAGTGGCTCACAAAGATAAAAAAGACGCCAAAAAACCTGAGTTAAGCTCTCAATTAGTGGCTCACAAAGATAAAAAAGACGCCAAAAAACCTAAAAACTCAGTGGCCTAATGGCTTTGACTCTAAAAAAGCGTTTTTAAAAACGCTTTTTTGGATATTATCCTATAATTTCCTACCATTTTTTAAAACCCTTGGTGGGATTTGTCGCTCTTCTCACGCTTTCAAAAATAAAATTTAAATCTTTTATAATACACAGAGTTTTATCAATATAGTTGCGTTTTTAAAAAAAGCCCATGAAGGGCGTTTAAGACTCTTCTAAAAGAGTGTGAGCGGCTTTTAAGACTTCAAGGGGCGTGATAGATCGCATGCACAAATGGTTTTTTTCATTCTTTAAAGGGCAAACTCGCTTTTTACAAGGTGCACAGCTTAAATGGTGGTTCAACACAATCGTTTTTTGAGCTTTATAGGGGCGAGTCTCTTTTTCATCAGTGGGGCCAAAAAGAGCGATTAAGGGGGTTTGTGCGCTAGCAGCCACATGCATGGGACCGCTATCGTTAGTGATGAATAAATCTAAAACAGCGATGCGTTGTATCAATTCTTCAATGCTGGTTTTCCCGCACAGATTGTAAGCGTTGTGGGATAATAAGGGGTTTTTTAACAAGCCTTTGATGAGTTTTAAAATTTCTTCAGAAACGACAGCGTCTTCTTTAGCCCCAAAAAAATAAATTTCATGCCCTTTTTCTAACAAAGCAACCGCAACTTCAGCGTAATAAGAAGCTGGCCATCTTTTAGCGCTCCCATAGCTTGCGCTAGGGTTAAAGCCGATTTTTTTAGGGGTGTTTGGGGTGTGAGTGGGGAGGTTAAAGGCTAATTTTAAGGGTAAAACGCTTTTTTGATCCAATTCTTTTTCTAAAAATTGCGAAAACAAAAAGCAATACTTTTCCACTTGGTGATACTCTTTAGGGGCAGTAGTTATCGCATGGCTGAGAAACAAAGAACGGAAAAATTGGGCAAAACCGATGCGAATAGGCGTTTTTGTCGCATAGAGCAAAAAAGCGGAATAGAAATGGTTGTTTAAAGTGATCGCTATATCGCAACGCCCTATTTTTTGAGCGAGTTTGTGAGTGGCTAGCAGCCTGAAAAAGGATTTTTTGGTGTCATCTATAAAAACGGCTTCTATTTTTTCATCTTTTTTGAAAAGTTCGCAAGTGATTTGTGGACCCACTAAGATAAAATGCGCGTTAGGGTAGTGGTGTTTAAGGGTGTAAAAAAGCGAGCTTGCCATTACCCCATCGCCTAACCAATTAGGCAAACGCAATAAAATACGCATGCGTTTGGGCGCATTTACGCTCATCAATAGCCCTTTTTTAAAGATTTTAAGCTAAAATTTTAGCATACAAATACAAGGAAATGGAATGATTACCCCTAAAGTGTTGAGCGGGTTTAAAGACCGCTTGCCTAAAGATGCGATACAAAAAGCCCAGTTGCTCGCTAAAGTTTCAGTCGTGTTTCAAAGTTTTGGTTTTGTGCCGATTGAAACCCCTCATTTGGAATACGCTGAAGCGCTACTACCTGATGCGAGCAGTGATATTCAAAAAGAGATTTATCGTTTTAAAGACCATGGGGATAGGGATGTGGCTTTAAGGTTTGATTTGACCGTGCCATTAGCCCGCTTTGTTTCTTTGCACCACCAAATATTAGGCATGCCCTTTAAACGCTACGCTATAGGCAATGTCTTTAGGGGTGAAAGGGCGCAAAAAGGGCGTTATAGGGAATTTACGCAATGCGATTTTGATTTTATAGGGAGCGAGAGTTTGGTGTGCGATGCTGAGATCATTCAAGTGATTATCGCTTCCTTAAAAGCTTTGGATTTAGAAGATTTTTGCGTCTCTATCAACCACAGAAAAATTTTGAACGGGATATGCGAATATTTTGGGATCTCTCAAGTGAATGAAGTGTTGCGCATTGTGGATAAATTGGAAAAAATTGGCTTGGATGGGGTTGAAGAAGAATTAAAAAAAGAGTGCGATTTGAATTCAAACACTATTAAAGAGCTTTTAGAATTAATTCAAATCCAACAAAACGATTTAAGTCATGCGGAATTTTTTGAAAAAATTGCTTATTTGAAAGGCTATAATGAAAATCTGAAAAAGGGCATACAGGATTTAGAAAGGCTATACCAGTTGCTAGGGGATTTGCAAATTTCTCAAAACCTGTATAAAATTGATTTTTCTATCGCTAGGGGATTAGGGTATTATACAGGGATTGTGTATGAAACCACGCTTAATGGCATGAAGTCTTTAGGGAGCGTGTGTTCAGGGGGTCGTTACGATCATTTGACTCAAAATTTTTCTAAAGAGAATTTACAAGGGGTGGGGGCTTCTATTGGGATTGATCGATTGATTGTGGCTTTGAGTGAAATGCAATTACTAGATGAGCGCTCCACCCAAGCTAAAGTCTTAATCGCTTGCATGCATGAAGAGTATTTTTCTTATGCAAACCGCTTGGCGGAGTCTTTAAGGCAAAGCGGGATTTTTAGCGAAGTCTATCCAGAAGCTCAAAAAATCAAAAAACCCTTTTCTTATGCTAACCATAAAGGGCATGAGTTCGTGGCTGTCATTGGCGAAGAAGAATTTAAAAGCGAAACCTTAAGCCTGAAAAACATGCATTCAGGCATGCAGTTGAATTGCTTGAGTTTTTTAAAAGCCCTTGAAATCATTGGAGAAAACGATGAAGACTTATAATGTCGCTATTGTTGGGGCTAGTGGGGCGGTAGGCCAAGAGCTGATTAAGGGTTTAGAAAATTCTTCTTTCCCGATTAAAAAATTTGTCCCGCTCGCTAGCGCTAGGAGTGCCGGTAAAAAGATTAAAGCTTTCAATAAAGACTATGAAATTTTAGAAACCACGCATGAAATTTTTGAAAAAGAAAAAATAGACATCGCCTTTTTTAGCGCTGGGGGGAGCGTGAGCGAAGAATTTGCCACAAGCGCTTCAAAAACGGCCTTAGTGGTTGATAACACGAGCTTTTTTAGATTGGATAAAAAAGTGCCTTTAGTCGTTCCTGAAATCAACGCTAAAGAAATTTTTAACGCTTCCTTGAATATCATCGCTAACCCTAATTGCTCTACCATTCAAATGACGCAAATCTTAAACCCCCTACACCTTCATTTTAAGATAAAAAGCGTTATTGTTAGCACCTATCAAGCTGTGAGTGGGGCAGGGAATAAGGGCATAGAGAGTTTAAAAAATGAGTTAAAAACCGCTTTAGAATGTTTGGAAAAAGACCCCGCTATTGATTTAAACCAAGTCTTGCAAGCCGGGGCTTTCGCTTATCCGATCGCTTTCAATGCGATCGCTCATATTGATGTTTTTAAGGAGAATGGCTACACGAAAGAAGAGTTAAAAATGGTGCATGAAACCCATAAAATCATGGGCGTGGA from Helicobacter pylori harbors:
- a CDS encoding aldo/keto reductase — translated: MQQRHLGPLKVSALALGCMGMTYGYGEVHDKKQMVKLIHKALELGINFFDTAEAYGEDNEKLLGEAIKPFKDKVVVASKFGIYYADPNDKYATMFLDSSPNRIKSAIEGSLKRLKVECIDLYYQHRMDTNTPIEEVAEVMQALIKEGKIKAWGMSEAGLSSIQKAHQICPLSALQSEYSLWWREPEKEILGFLEKEKIGFVAFSPLGKGFLGAKFEKNATFASEDFRSVCPRFNQENLAKNYALVELIQDHAHAKGVTPAQLALSWILHTQKIIVPLFGTTKESRLIENIGALQVSWSQKELEIFQKELTAIKIEGARYPERINEMVNQ
- a CDS encoding flagellar protein, whose translation is MKKQILTGVLLSVLAVSSAYAHKDKKDAKKPELSSQLVAHKDKKDAKKPELSSQLVAHKDKKDAKKPELSSQLVAHKDKKDAKKPKNSVA
- the waaF gene encoding lipopolysaccharide heptosyltransferase II, encoding MSVNAPKRMRILLRLPNWLGDGVMASSLFYTLKHHYPNAHFILVGPQITCELFKKDEKIEAVFIDDTKKSFFRLLATHKLAQKIGRCDIAITLNNHFYSAFLLYATKTPIRIGFAQFFRSLFLSHAITTAPKEYHQVEKYCFLFSQFLEKELDQKSVLPLKLAFNLPTHTPNTPKKIGFNPSASYGSAKRWPASYYAEVAVALLEKGHEIYFFGAKEDAVVSEEILKLIKGLLKNPLLSHNAYNLCGKTSIEELIQRIAVLDLFITNDSGPMHVAASAQTPLIALFGPTDEKETRPYKAQKTIVLNHHLSCAPCKKRVCPLKNEKNHLCMRSITPLEVLKAAHTLLEES
- a CDS encoding histidine--tRNA ligase, producing MITPKVLSGFKDRLPKDAIQKAQLLAKVSVVFQSFGFVPIETPHLEYAEALLPDASSDIQKEIYRFKDHGDRDVALRFDLTVPLARFVSLHHQILGMPFKRYAIGNVFRGERAQKGRYREFTQCDFDFIGSESLVCDAEIIQVIIASLKALDLEDFCVSINHRKILNGICEYFGISQVNEVLRIVDKLEKIGLDGVEEELKKECDLNSNTIKELLELIQIQQNDLSHAEFFEKIAYLKGYNENLKKGIQDLERLYQLLGDLQISQNLYKIDFSIARGLGYYTGIVYETTLNGMKSLGSVCSGGRYDHLTQNFSKENLQGVGASIGIDRLIVALSEMQLLDERSTQAKVLIACMHEEYFSYANRLAESLRQSGIFSEVYPEAQKIKKPFSYANHKGHEFVAVIGEEEFKSETLSLKNMHSGMQLNCLSFLKALEIIGENDEDL
- the asd gene encoding aspartate-semialdehyde dehydrogenase; translated protein: MKTYNVAIVGASGAVGQELIKGLENSSFPIKKFVPLASARSAGKKIKAFNKDYEILETTHEIFEKEKIDIAFFSAGGSVSEEFATSASKTALVVDNTSFFRLDKKVPLVVPEINAKEIFNASLNIIANPNCSTIQMTQILNPLHLHFKIKSVIVSTYQAVSGAGNKGIESLKNELKTALECLEKDPAIDLNQVLQAGAFAYPIAFNAIAHIDVFKENGYTKEELKMVHETHKIMGVDFPISATCVRVPVLRSHSESLSIAFEKEFDLKEVYEVLKNAPSVVVCDDPSHNLYPTPLKASHTDSVFIGRLRKDLFDKKTLHGFCVADQLRVGAATNALKIALHYIKNA